DNA sequence from the Corynebacterium yudongzhengii genome:
CTGCAGGCGTCGACAAGCGTCCAAAAGGCCCTGATTCGACGTCGTTCATCTGACATTCTGCTGTGGCTACGTTATTGTGCAAGCGGTCGTTTCTCAGACATCTTGACGGAAAGGTTTATTTTATTCACGCCGACATGTCTGGTCTTACACCCGGACGGTCGGACGGTTTGTACAGGCTCTTCGACAAGCCACCGCGAACCTGTGAGATAGATGCCGGTTTGATGCACACACGCTGGCATTTACTATGACCACGTTCACTGTACGACGCTTGCACACGTGAGCACTGCACATTCGGAAGGAACTTCCTATGCAGGAATCCACCTGGTTTATCATCGCCATTGTCATTTATTTGCTGGTGATGCTCCTGATCGGGCTTTGGGGTTACCGCCAGACCAAGGCCTACGATGACTACGCCGTCGGCGGACGCGGGCTCCCGCCGTTCGTCGCCGCCCTCTCCGCGGGCGCCTCTGATATGTCCGGCTGGCTCTTGATGGGCCTGCCCGGCGCCCTCTACCTCGTGGGCCTGGCTGAGGCCTGGATGGCCATCGGCCTGACCATCGGCGCTTGGGCTAACTGGAAGCTGGTCGCGCCGCGCCTGCGCTCCTACTCGGAGATCGCCGGCAACTCGATTACGATGCCGAGCTTCTTCGAGAACCGCCTGCGCGACAAGTCGCACCTTCTGCGCACCATCGCGGCGATCATCATCATCTTCTTCTTCACTTTCTACGTCGCCTCCGGCATGGTCGCCGGCGGTCGCTACTTCGAGGCGACCTTCGACGGCAACTACCTCACCGGCATGCTGATCGTCGCCGCGGTGACCATCCTTTACACCTTCTTCGGTGGGTTCTTGGCGGTCTCCTACACGGACGTCGTCCAGGGCCTGATGATGTTCATGGCGCTGATGATCGTGCCCATCATGGCGCTGTTCGCCCTCGACAACCCGTCCGACATGTTCACCTGGGCCACCGACAACGCGTACGGCCCGTACGGCGACGAAGGTAACCCGACCTACTTCAACATGTTCGCCGGCGTCTCCGCTGCCGTGATCATCAGTAACCTCGCCTGGGGTCTCGGCTACTTCGGCCAGCCGCACATCGTCGTGCGCTTTCTGGCCCTGCGCTCCCCGAAGGATGCCCGCGCTGGCCGCTTCTGGGGCATTTCCTGGATGGGCCTGTCGCTCATCGGCGGCCTGTTCGTCGCCATGATCGGTACCGCCTTCTTCGGCCAGAACCCGGACATCCAGGTCACCGACCAGGAGAACTTCGAGACCATCTTCCTGGACATGTCCCGCATCCTGTTCCACCCGCTGATCGCGGGTCTGGTGCTCACCGCCGTGCTGGCGGCCATCATGTCCACCATGTCCTCCCAGCTGCTGGTGGTCTCCTCCTCGCTCATCGAGGACCTCTACCGCATGGTCACCAAGACCAACCCGTCGGATAAGTTCCTGGTGTTCCTCTCCCGTGGCGCCGTCGTCGTCATCGCCGCGATCGCCCTGCTCTTGTCGATCAACCCGAGCGACTCCATCCTCGGCCTGGTCGGCTTCGCCTGGGCCGGCTTCGGCTCGGCCTTCGGCCCGCTGGTCATCGCCAGCCTCTACTGGAAGCGTCTCACCGCACCGGGCGCTATCGTCGGCATGGTCAGCGGTGCGATCACCGCGATCATCTGGGGCATGTTCCTCGGCGACGTCATCTACGAGATCGTCCCAGGCGTCATCGTCTCCACGATCCTCATGGTCGTCGTCTCCCTGATGACCAAGGAGCCCGACGAGCGCGTGCGCATCGAGTTCGACCAGGCCGCGAAGCTCTCCAACGCGGTCAAGGTCGATGAGAACATCGACTTCTCCGAGGAAGCCGAGCGCATCGACGCCGAGGACAACCGCACGAACTAGGCTTTCGCCGGTTCGTCTGGAACCTCCTGCCGGGTCCGGTCAGTCTCATCACTACATGAGACTGACGTGGACCCGGCTTTTCGCCTATCTACTGGTGGTGGCCACGGTGCTATACGGCCTATGGCTTGCCTGGCCTCAACTGCGCCCGGTCACCGACCCGTCGCTGCCCCGCTTATCGACGCTTATTTCCCACACCTCCGAAATCCCCCTGCGCCAGCGCGTGCTCGGCTACGAGCGCGAGGCCTTCGGCTCCGGCTGGGGCAGCGCCGGGGCCTGCACCGTGCGCGAGGCTGCGATGCTGGAGCTTTTCGACGACCACCAAGCCCCCTGCACCGCCACCGGCACAGCCACGGACCCGTATACAGGCTTGGCGCTGGAACCAGACGACGTCGAGATCGACCACGTCATCCCCTTATCCGCCGCCTGGGATTTAGGCGCGCACCGCTGGGACGAGGCCACCCGCGTACAGTTCGCCAACGACCCAATCAATCTCGTTGCGACGGCCGCGGAAGAAAACCGCGCAAAATCCGACCAGCTGCCGAGCTCTTGGCTACCCACAGACCGCCACCGCCGCTGCTGGTATTCCCGGCGCATCGCGGTGGTGGCGGTGCGCTACTCCTTGCCGCTGCCCGCCGACGACATCGCGGCGATGCGCCGACAGTGTCGACTATCAGAATTGCTCAAGATTTATTAGAGTTGGGCGTGCAATACGCCCGTACTCTTTACTTCGTGGTGCTTCGTGGTGCTTCGTGGTGGGAGGCGGGCACAGCTAGGCGCACTCGGGCGAGCCTTGTACTCCCCCACCCCAATTTGTCGAAAGGCTTTCATGTCTACGATCTTCGTGTTCCTTCACGTCGCTGCGGCGATCCTCTTCCTCGGCGCAGTCACCTACGGCACCTCCGTGTTCCCGAAGGCGGCGCTGGCCGCCTCGAACGGTGACACCGCCAACGAGGGAATCGCCCGCTCGACCCACCGCATGTCCACCCTCTACGGCTACCTCTCGGCGCTCGTCCCACTGTTCGGCATCACGCTTTTGTTCACGGACTGGGACACCTACGCCTCCCAGCCGCAGTACCACACCGCCCTTCTGCTCGGCGTGATCGCTTGGGCGCTGCTGCTCTTCTTCGTCATCCCGAAGCAGAAGAAGATGGCTGCCGCCGCCGGCCTGCTCGCCCCCGGCGAGGCCACCGTCTCTGAGGAGAAGGCCAGCCCAGTCAAGCTCAAGAAGCAGCTGACCATCTCCAGCGGCATCTTCAACCTGCTGTGGATCATCATGCTGGTGCTGATGTACATCTAGGTTTTCTCGGCGGCTTTACGCTAGAAACTGACAGCTCCGGTTCCTCTTCGCGAGAGTGGCCGGGGCTTTTGGTTTTGTGGGGGTTCTGGGGTTCTGGGGGTTCTGGGGTTTCTGGGGTGCCTTTTTGCTGGTCAAAGCGCTGGTGGCCGGGCATTCGCACGCCGGGCCGAAAGGGCCCTCCCCTAAAGGAGAGGGTGCACGGTCGAAAGGAGCACTCTTTTAGGGGCGACTGCTTTCGACCAGCGTTAGCGCGGTATGCGAACAAGAGTAATCAGCTCCGGTCGAGGGCGGCTTCGCAGCGCCTCCAGATCGCCACGAGCCGCAGAGCGTCAAGCACCCCCGCAGCCATCAAGCAGTACCGCGTTCGTACGCCTGGTCGAAAGGAGCCCCACAGAAAGGAGTCCCACGAGGTCGAAACGAGCACTCCTTTAGGGGCGACTGCTTTCGACCTGCGTTAGCGCCGCATGCGAATAAGAGCACCCAGACCCAGCCCCAGCCGGCGGGCGGTTCCGTCGACGCTTCCGCACCACATCCAGCTAGCGCCGGCCTCCGCGACCGCGATCTCCACCGCGGCCACCACGCCCGCGGTCGCCACCCTTACGGTGACCACCACGTCCACCGCCGCCGCGTCGATCGCCACCACGGCCACCGCCACCGCGTCCGCCACGCGGTCCGCCCTTGCGGGGCGGACGTCCGTAGTCACGCTCGATGTTGATGAGCTCGCCGGCGATACGGGTATCGCGCAGGCGATCGAAGAACGAGGGGTCGAGGTTCTTCGGGAGCTCGACCAGCGAGTTCTCGTGCGTGATGGTGATGCGCCCGAAGTCGCGGGAGCTTAGGCCACCCTCGTTGGCCAACGCGCCGACGATGGCTCCTGGGCGCACGTGGTGACGCTTACCGACGGCCAGACGGTAGAGGTCGAAATCGCCGTCGTCACGCCGCGGGCCCTTGCCGCCCCGCCCGCGATCCTCGCGCTCGCGGCCGCGGCGCTTCTCCGGCGGCGGTTCCTTCATGAGGAACTCGTCGCCTGCCTGCGCCTGAGCGGCGAGGGCGGCGGCGATGTCCTCCATAGGAACGTCGTTCTGCTCGGCGTAGTCGCGCACGAGACTGCGGAAGATCTCGACCTGGTCAGACTCGAGGGACTCCGTGATCTTGTCGGCGAACTTCTTCTTGCGGGACTCGTTGACCTCGTCGACCGTGGGAAGGTCCATCTCCTCGAGCTCGGCCTTGGTGGCGCGTTCGATCGAGCGCAGCATGCGGCGCTCGCGCGGAGTGACAAACAAAATCGCCTCGCCGCTACGCCCGGCGCGGCCGGTACGGCCGATGCGGTGGACGTAGGACTCGGTATCCTTCGGGATGTCGTAGTTGAGCACGTGCGAGATGCGCTCGACGTCGAGGCCGCGGGCGGCCACGTCCGTCGCCACGAGGATGTCGAGGCGGCCGTCCTTGAGCTGATCGACGGTGCGTTCGCGCTGCGCCTGGTTGATGTCGCCGTTGATGGCGGCAGACGAGAAGCCGGCGTCGCGCAGCTTGTCCGCGAGTTCCTCGGTCTCCTGCTTGGTGCGCACGAAGACGATCATGGCGTCGAAGTCCGTGACCTCGAGGATGCGGGTGATCGCGTCGAGCTTGTTGCGGTGCGCCGTCATGAGGTAGCGCTGCTCGATGTTGGTGGCGGTGCGCGTCTGGGACTTGACGGTGACCTCGACGGGGTCGTCGAGGTACTGACCCGAGATGCGCCGGATGCCCGTCGGCATGGTGGCCGAGAACAGAGCGACCTGCTTGTCGTCCGGGGTGTCTTCGAGGATGCGCTCGACATCCTCCTGGAAGCCCATGTTGAGCATCTCGTCGGCCTCATCGAGCACGAGGAAGCTCAGATTCGAAATGTCGAGCGAGCCACGCTCCAAGTGGTCGATGACGCGCCCCGGCGTGCCGACGATCACCTGCGCGCCCCGACGCAGACCAGACAGCTGGATGCCGTAGGCCTGGCCGCCGTAGATCGGCAGGATCTCGACCCCGCCGAGGTGGTCCGCGAAGGACTGGAAGGAATCGGCGACCTGCAAGGCGAGTTCGCGGGTCGGCGCGAGGACGAGGGCTTGGGGGCTGCGGTCGTCGATATCAATCTGCGACAAGACCGGCAGCGCGAACGCGGCCGTCTTGCCGGTACCCGTCTGGGCGAGGCCGACGACGTCGCGGCCTTCCATCAGCAGCGGGATGGTCTGTTCCTGGATGGGCGAAGGGTTTTCAAAGCCCACGCGCTTCACGGCGTCAAGGACCTTGTCCGAAAGGCCGAGTCCAGCAAATCCGTTGGTGGTGGCGTTGTCTTCGGCAGCGGCCTCGTCGGCCGAGGATTCTGCGTTGGCGCCCTGGTTGTCGTTGTCCGCGTCGGCGTTTTCTGCCTGTGCGGAGCCGGTGGACTCAGAAGCGTTCGCATCCCTGGTGTCGTTGGCAGCCTGAGCTGCGTCACCCTGCGAGTTGTCCTGAGATTCCGACGTAGTGTAGTTATCCGGCTCGTTGACGCCGCCGGAGGCGTTTTCATCGGTAATGCTCATTGCCCTGGCAACAGTACGCTACGCATGGCTGATTCGCTATTCGTCTAGGCACGGCGATCGTCGACAAAAAGGCAGACCGCGACGGCGCCCATGACCACGACGATGAGGGGCACTGCCATCGCCGCCGCTGCGCCATAGGACGCCGGCGTGATCGTCTGCATCGTCGCTCCGAGCGCGGCCACCCCCACCACGGCGCCGACCTGCCGGGAGGTGACGTAGACGCCGGAGCCGGCGCCGACGATCTCTTTACCCAGCCCGCGCAGCGCGATCACCGAGTTCGGTGTCCACGCCAGCCCGAGCGCCGCACCGAGCAAAGAGACCGGAAGGATGAACCAGGGGATGGAGGCGTCGATAAGCATCAGTACCACGAAGAACACGAAGGCGGCGGCCATGCACCCGAAGCCGATCGGCGAGAGGATCCCGGGGCGGATGCGGTCGGTGAGCCGTCCGGCCACCGGGGAGAGGATCACCGAGATGATGCCCATCGGCACGACGATGAGCGCGGCGTGCTGCGGGGCGATGCCTGCGACCGTCTGGAGAAAGAGCATCAACGGCAGCTGGAAGGAGTAATTGACGAAGCCCAGGGCGAACACGGCGATGGTGGCGAGCCGGAAGTTGCGGTTGCGGAAAAGCCGCAGCGGCATGAGCGCACGCTCGCCGAGTCGGGCCTGCTCCCGGATAAACCAGCCGAAGGCCGCGATGCCGATGCCCAGCGAGGCCCAGATCAGCGGGCTCCAGCTGAGCTCCGGGCCCTGCTGCAGGCCGAAGACGATGCCGAACAGGGCGATGAGCGACAAGAGCGCAGAGCCGATCGCGATCGGCGGGGCGGATCTAGGCAGCCGAGGCACGAAGAGGGTCACGAGTATGAGGGCGAGAAGGCCCGCGGGGAGGTAGAGGGCGTAGGCGAAGCGCCAGTCGAAAAGCCCGACGATCACGCCGCCGATCACCGGGCCGAACAGGCTGGCGGAGCTGGCCACCGCCGCCCAGATGCCGACGGCCTGTCCCCGCGAAGAACGCGGGAAGATCCGGTTGATGATGGACAGGGGTTGCGGGTTGAGAAGGCTCGCCCCCAGGCCCTGGAGGGCGCGCATGGCGATAACGAACTCGATCGTCGTCGCGAGTGCCGTGCCGAAGGCGCCGGCGATGAAACCGACCATGCCGAGCAAATAGATCCGGCGGTGGCCGAAGCGGTCGCCGAGGCGGCCGGTGATGAGCATCGGCACCGCGAAGGCCAGCAGGAATACCGCGGGGACCCAGAAGATCTGGTTGACGCTGGCGTCGAACTCGGCCTGGATTTCGGGGAGCGCGACCGCGACGAGCGCGGGATCCATAAGGGTCAGAAACATCCCGATACACATGGCGACGAGCGCGAGGTAGGCCGCGCGCAACTCCCCGTGCGACTCGGCGTTATGTGCGTCGGCGGCCACGGGGTGTGATCCTCTTGATCCACGTCGGGGCGGGGCAGCGGGTGCCTAAGGTCTCGCGGCTGACGGACCACATGGCGACGGCGACGACCGCGATCACCGCGGAAGACGCGAAGGCAACGCGGAAGCCATAAACATCAGCGAGCATGCCGACGAGCACGGGGCCGATGATCTGGCCGAGATCCATCGCCATCTGGTAGGTCGATAGCACCTTGCCGCCGGAACGGTGGTTGCCGATGACATCGGCGAGCACCGCCTGCTGCGCGGGGTTGAGCAGGCCGGCGGCCATGCCGGAAAGGACAGAGACGCCCAACAGCAGTGGCGCGG
Encoded proteins:
- a CDS encoding MFS transporter; amino-acid sequence: MCIGMFLTLMDPALVAVALPEIQAEFDASVNQIFWVPAVFLLAFAVPMLITGRLGDRFGHRRIYLLGMVGFIAGAFGTALATTIEFVIAMRALQGLGASLLNPQPLSIINRIFPRSSRGQAVGIWAAVASSASLFGPVIGGVIVGLFDWRFAYALYLPAGLLALILVTLFVPRLPRSAPPIAIGSALLSLIALFGIVFGLQQGPELSWSPLIWASLGIGIAAFGWFIREQARLGERALMPLRLFRNRNFRLATIAVFALGFVNYSFQLPLMLFLQTVAGIAPQHAALIVVPMGIISVILSPVAGRLTDRIRPGILSPIGFGCMAAAFVFFVVLMLIDASIPWFILPVSLLGAALGLAWTPNSVIALRGLGKEIVGAGSGVYVTSRQVGAVVGVAALGATMQTITPASYGAAAAMAVPLIVVVMGAVAVCLFVDDRRA
- a CDS encoding DEAD/DEAH box helicase → MSITDENASGGVNEPDNYTTSESQDNSQGDAAQAANDTRDANASESTGSAQAENADADNDNQGANAESSADEAAAEDNATTNGFAGLGLSDKVLDAVKRVGFENPSPIQEQTIPLLMEGRDVVGLAQTGTGKTAAFALPVLSQIDIDDRSPQALVLAPTRELALQVADSFQSFADHLGGVEILPIYGGQAYGIQLSGLRRGAQVIVGTPGRVIDHLERGSLDISNLSFLVLDEADEMLNMGFQEDVERILEDTPDDKQVALFSATMPTGIRRISGQYLDDPVEVTVKSQTRTATNIEQRYLMTAHRNKLDAITRILEVTDFDAMIVFVRTKQETEELADKLRDAGFSSAAINGDINQAQRERTVDQLKDGRLDILVATDVAARGLDVERISHVLNYDIPKDTESYVHRIGRTGRAGRSGEAILFVTPRERRMLRSIERATKAELEEMDLPTVDEVNESRKKKFADKITESLESDQVEIFRSLVRDYAEQNDVPMEDIAAALAAQAQAGDEFLMKEPPPEKRRGREREDRGRGGKGPRRDDGDFDLYRLAVGKRHHVRPGAIVGALANEGGLSSRDFGRITITHENSLVELPKNLDPSFFDRLRDTRIAGELINIERDYGRPPRKGGPRGGRGGGGRGGDRRGGGGRGGHRKGGDRGRGGRGGDRGRGGRR
- the putP gene encoding sodium/proline symporter PutP; translated protein: MQESTWFIIAIVIYLLVMLLIGLWGYRQTKAYDDYAVGGRGLPPFVAALSAGASDMSGWLLMGLPGALYLVGLAEAWMAIGLTIGAWANWKLVAPRLRSYSEIAGNSITMPSFFENRLRDKSHLLRTIAAIIIIFFFTFYVASGMVAGGRYFEATFDGNYLTGMLIVAAVTILYTFFGGFLAVSYTDVVQGLMMFMALMIVPIMALFALDNPSDMFTWATDNAYGPYGDEGNPTYFNMFAGVSAAVIISNLAWGLGYFGQPHIVVRFLALRSPKDARAGRFWGISWMGLSLIGGLFVAMIGTAFFGQNPDIQVTDQENFETIFLDMSRILFHPLIAGLVLTAVLAAIMSTMSSQLLVVSSSLIEDLYRMVTKTNPSDKFLVFLSRGAVVVIAAIALLLSINPSDSILGLVGFAWAGFGSAFGPLVIASLYWKRLTAPGAIVGMVSGAITAIIWGMFLGDVIYEIVPGVIVSTILMVVVSLMTKEPDERVRIEFDQAAKLSNAVKVDENIDFSEEAERIDAEDNRTN
- a CDS encoding HNH endonuclease family protein → MRLTWTRLFAYLLVVATVLYGLWLAWPQLRPVTDPSLPRLSTLISHTSEIPLRQRVLGYEREAFGSGWGSAGACTVREAAMLELFDDHQAPCTATGTATDPYTGLALEPDDVEIDHVIPLSAAWDLGAHRWDEATRVQFANDPINLVATAAEENRAKSDQLPSSWLPTDRHRRCWYSRRIAVVAVRYSLPLPADDIAAMRRQCRLSELLKIY
- a CDS encoding DUF2269 domain-containing protein, which gives rise to MSTIFVFLHVAAAILFLGAVTYGTSVFPKAALAASNGDTANEGIARSTHRMSTLYGYLSALVPLFGITLLFTDWDTYASQPQYHTALLLGVIAWALLLFFVIPKQKKMAAAAGLLAPGEATVSEEKASPVKLKKQLTISSGIFNLLWIIMLVLMYI